Proteins found in one Acidobacteriota bacterium genomic segment:
- a CDS encoding LacI family DNA-binding transcriptional regulator, whose amino-acid sequence MAIGTKTNETNRPTIVDVARIAGVSRQTVSRVISDNPRVAPTTRRRIEEAIEQLGYRPNRMARALVTQTSLTFGFATVDMRDLHFGDTCAGMQAAAREHGYYLVVTELDFSDDRGMGTLETLLTLGVDGVAFFPSFLGDADIELFARNSRRPVVMFGRTSRIPNVVSIAMDEVRAADLVIDHLVSRGKSRIGILMNEMFPDVIHERFVALKRSIATKTDTIRPPVEADYPKINEGREAAMRLLKSHPDLNAIVAFNDTMAMGALIACLDLGLRIPQDIAVVGYDGIPFGATANPPLTTIVQDSFGMADAAFNALLSCVAEGTPSEGEVQLWEPKLLVREST is encoded by the coding sequence GTGGCAATAGGAACGAAGACGAACGAAACCAACCGCCCGACGATTGTCGACGTCGCGCGGATCGCCGGCGTCTCTCGCCAAACGGTCTCGCGGGTGATATCCGACAACCCGCGCGTCGCGCCAACAACCCGCCGTCGAATAGAAGAGGCGATCGAACAGCTTGGCTACAGACCAAACCGCATGGCGCGGGCCCTGGTCACCCAGACATCGCTGACATTCGGTTTTGCGACGGTCGACATGCGGGACCTTCACTTCGGCGACACATGTGCCGGCATGCAAGCGGCCGCCAGAGAACACGGCTACTACCTGGTCGTCACCGAACTCGATTTCAGCGATGATCGCGGGATGGGCACGTTGGAAACGCTGCTCACTCTCGGAGTCGATGGTGTCGCGTTTTTTCCGTCATTTCTTGGCGATGCTGACATTGAACTGTTCGCTAGAAACAGCCGACGCCCTGTCGTGATGTTCGGTCGAACGAGCAGGATCCCCAATGTCGTCTCGATTGCGATGGACGAAGTGCGAGCCGCGGATTTGGTGATCGACCATCTCGTGAGTCGGGGAAAGAGTCGCATCGGTATTCTTATGAATGAAATGTTTCCCGATGTCATCCATGAGCGTTTCGTTGCGCTCAAACGCTCAATTGCGACCAAGACGGACACTATTCGGCCGCCGGTAGAAGCAGACTATCCGAAGATAAACGAAGGACGCGAGGCTGCAATGCGGCTTCTCAAGAGTCACCCCGACCTCAATGCCATCGTGGCGTTTAACGACACGATGGCGATGGGTGCGCTCATTGCGTGCCTCGACCTCGGGTTACGCATCCCTCAAGACATCGCGGTCGTCGGGTACGACGGCATCCCATTCGGAGCGACAGCAAACCCGCCGCTAACAACGATCGTCCAAGACAGCTTCGGTATGGCGGATGCTGCCTTCAACGCACTGCTCTCCTGCGTGGCAGAGGGGACCCCGTCGGAAGGAGAAGTCCAGCTGTGGGAGCCGAAGCTACTGGTGCGTGAATCTACCTAG
- a CDS encoding extracellular solute-binding protein — translation MRRQRVRSRSFLFLVSAFALIAAACGSSTTDTTAAGPPETVIVNVPGETVTVTEIVEVEVPAEGELVTIVARCKANPGTEEGRCNNLLRGIVEVNATLEADGDSRRVQLKIIQDNADWGDYKTEFELASAAGEASDIIVSGHEDIGAWATSGIITDVTNLIPNYPEFDDVVETLWLSTELNGSRWGVPQDAEARPMYFRKDLLAELGWSQDEIDSLPDRVASGEFTMEDMFDTAEAAIAAGVVANGNGWWHRPVNGPDFLYFYYGAGGVTQEAGNDALIFDKAAALKVYELFEDATQTRGIITDTRLDGDWTNWNTGVATGDVLFWFGGSWQWADWAVNYIADRGGEEYLFDNVGFSAIPAQTNGTGNPITLTHPLVYMVSSASEHPDLAMLVIAKATTKELNTEYAVTSGHLGILNAQLTYEPFTSARMLSEVSSILQFTTFLPNSPFFSAWSEAYYLGIQAVSSGDVDAAGALEVVISQLENELGEGVDIRS, via the coding sequence ATGAGAAGGCAAAGAGTACGGTCACGATCGTTCCTGTTTCTTGTGTCGGCGTTTGCATTGATCGCAGCAGCTTGCGGTAGCAGCACCACTGACACGACTGCGGCGGGTCCGCCAGAGACGGTCATCGTCAACGTCCCTGGCGAGACGGTCACGGTGACCGAGATCGTAGAAGTTGAAGTACCGGCCGAGGGCGAGCTAGTCACGATTGTTGCCCGTTGTAAGGCGAACCCAGGAACCGAAGAGGGTCGTTGTAACAACCTACTTCGCGGTATCGTCGAGGTAAATGCAACGCTTGAAGCTGATGGAGATTCGCGCCGAGTACAGTTGAAAATCATCCAGGACAATGCTGACTGGGGTGACTACAAGACGGAGTTCGAGCTTGCTTCCGCTGCTGGCGAGGCTTCAGACATCATCGTGTCCGGTCATGAAGACATTGGAGCTTGGGCTACGTCTGGCATCATCACAGATGTCACGAACCTGATCCCCAACTACCCAGAGTTTGACGATGTCGTCGAAACGCTGTGGTTGTCTACCGAACTCAACGGCAGCCGCTGGGGTGTTCCGCAGGACGCCGAAGCCCGCCCAATGTATTTCCGCAAGGATCTCTTGGCCGAGCTTGGCTGGTCACAGGACGAAATTGACAGCTTGCCTGATCGTGTCGCAAGTGGTGAGTTCACCATGGAAGACATGTTTGATACCGCCGAAGCAGCCATTGCGGCTGGCGTTGTCGCCAATGGCAATGGCTGGTGGCACAGGCCAGTGAACGGTCCTGACTTCTTGTACTTCTACTACGGAGCCGGCGGAGTCACACAAGAGGCCGGCAACGATGCGTTGATATTCGATAAGGCCGCTGCGCTCAAGGTGTACGAGCTGTTCGAAGATGCAACCCAGACACGCGGCATCATTACGGACACCCGTCTTGATGGTGACTGGACCAACTGGAACACAGGGGTCGCCACTGGCGACGTACTGTTCTGGTTCGGTGGATCGTGGCAGTGGGCGGACTGGGCAGTTAACTACATCGCCGATCGCGGTGGTGAAGAGTATCTGTTCGACAACGTCGGCTTCAGTGCAATTCCTGCGCAGACAAACGGAACCGGGAACCCGATCACACTGACCCACCCATTGGTGTACATGGTGAGTTCTGCTTCCGAGCATCCAGACCTTGCAATGCTTGTCATTGCTAAGGCGACGACGAAGGAACTGAACACCGAGTACGCAGTTACGAGTGGTCACTTGGGCATTCTCAATGCACAGTTGACCTATGAGCCATTCACGAGTGCACGGATGTTGAGTGAGGTGTCGTCGATCCTTCAGTTCACGACATTCCTGCCTAACAGCCCGTTCTTCAGCGCTTGGTCCGAGGCGTACTACCTCGGTATCCAGGCCGTCTCTTCGGGCGACGTCGACGCTGCTGGAGCACTTGAAGTGGTCATTTCCCAGCTCGAAAACGAACTGGGTGAAGGCGTAGACATCAGGTCGTAG